One part of the Arabidopsis thaliana chromosome 1 sequence genome encodes these proteins:
- a CDS encoding cell growth defect protein (unknown protein; Has 120 Blast hits to 120 proteins in 67 species: Archae - 0; Bacteria - 0; Metazoa - 35; Fungi - 37; Plants - 23; Viruses - 0; Other Eukaryotes - 25 (source: NCBI BLink).), producing the protein MADAHLKQRGYISAVAAGLNAALAAISAKFFTSLVIKYGLVVICNVVMWACYVNSLRALSSLQATVTNFAANFLSSGLAGLFLFQESLSFRWFAGALSITTGVLILSKSSVDKKVSSD; encoded by the exons ATGGCTGATGCACATTTGAAGCAAAGAGGCTATATCTCGGCAGTTGCAGCTGGACTCAATGCAGCTCTTGCAGCAATCTCTGCTAAGTTCTTCACATCTCTT GTGATTAAGTATGGATTAGTTGTAATCTGCAATGTGGTTATGTGGGCATGTTATGTAAACAGTTTAAGAGCTTTGTCCTCTCTACAAGCTACTGTCACAAACTTTGCTGCTAATTTTCTATCTTCTGGTTTAGCtggtctctttctttttcaagaaTCGTTATCGTTTCGT TGGTTTGCGGGAGCTTTATCGATTACTACCGGAGTTCTTATCCTCAGTAAGTCGAGTGTCGATAAGAAGGTAAGCTCGGATTAA
- the RSH4 gene encoding root hair specific 4 (root hair specific 4 (RSH4); BEST Arabidopsis thaliana protein match is: unknown protein (TAIR:AT2G34910.1); Has 45 Blast hits to 43 proteins in 9 species: Archae - 0; Bacteria - 0; Metazoa - 0; Fungi - 0; Plants - 45; Viruses - 0; Other Eukaryotes - 0 (source: NCBI BLink).), whose protein sequence is MPPPAMLAFDDGLARKSNDNEWQGFRVFPGENTNPNPNINFLVKKAILQNEKSITPLFSRSSARDDSFRIVLPPALPPPRDSTVPLPMLPEPMRVRKKLSHQESVIFMSKSRFAEKILYKEEDFKCNAFCLSLPGFGKNKLIRSSSKRQNSMEKKMIRASSFTGSTVSVRASLEKFECGSWASTTALIQDNGRLFFDFPVEMTKCNSRGGNGGRDVQEPVTSGFLFDRETETLALRSVLKTRSTRDHRRSAESSPQRRVRFSTSSSSASVSCPTSPRTCITPRLRKARDDFNTFLTAQNA, encoded by the coding sequence ATGCCTCCTCCGGCAATGCTTGCGTTTGACGATGGTTTAGCCCGGAAATCTAACGATAATGAGTGGCAAGGTTTCAGAGTTTTTCCAGGAGAAAATactaaccctaaccctaataTAAATTTCTTGGTTAAGAAGGCAATTCTGCAGAACGAGAAATCAATCACTCCTCTTTTCTCCCGTTCGTCGGCAAGAGATGATAGCTTCAGAATTGTGTTGCCGCCGGCGTTGCCTCCTCCTAGAGACTCCACCGTTCCGCTTCCTATGCTTCCGGAGCCGATGAGAGTCCGGAAGAAGCTTAGCCACCAAGAATCAGTCATATTTATGAGCAAATCGCGTTTCGCAGAGAAAATCCTCtacaaggaagaagatttcaaaTGTAACGCCTTCTGCTTGTCTCTACCTGGCTTCGGAAAGAACAAGCTGATTAGATCTTCTTCGAAACGCCAAAATtctatggagaagaagatgatcagaGCTTCTTCCTTCACGGGATCAACTGTTTCTGTACGCGCCTCGCTAGAGAAATTCGAATGCGGTTCTTGGGCATCGACGACAGCTCTTATTCAAGATAACGGTCGGTTGTTTTTCGATTTTCCGGTTGAGATGACGAAGTGCAACAGCCGCGGTGgaaatggaggaagagatgTGCAAGAACCGGTGACCTCTGGTTTCTTATTCGATAGAGAAACAGAGACTTTGGCTCTGAGAAGCGTTTTAAAGACGAGGAGTACTCGTGATCACCGGAGATCAGCTGAGTCTTCACCGCAACGTCGTGTTAGGTTCTCGACTTCGTCTTCATCGGCTTCAGTTTCGTGCCCTACTTCGCCTCGAACTTGTATCACTCCACGTTTGCGTAAGGCTAGAGATGACTTCAACACCTTCTTGACCGCACAAAACGCTTGa
- a CDS encoding RING/U-box superfamily protein (RING/U-box superfamily protein; FUNCTIONS IN: zinc ion binding; EXPRESSED IN: stem, stamen, pollen tube; EXPRESSED DURING: 4 anthesis; CONTAINS InterPro DOMAIN/s: Zinc finger, RING-type (InterPro:IPR001841); BEST Arabidopsis thaliana protein match is: RING/U-box superfamily protein (TAIR:AT2G34920.1); Has 4912 Blast hits to 4241 proteins in 362 species: Archae - 9; Bacteria - 172; Metazoa - 2090; Fungi - 292; Plants - 512; Viruses - 97; Other Eukaryotes - 1740 (source: NCBI BLink).) produces the protein MVSSPQRFGLILRDRNQNAGVFQKNLKSPVKEVLKSHVSDENLVDSWIETHNNKNNRVLESPLESKRNDNLVASSLVQIWEARLNRSNGGNSPSSSQSTASSSSRSDSGVSVQDSGLSESSSIDGDSEIADRTVEIESRSHGLVSDSGESKWGRVADLIRRLSNEDKKRTAGDNGSGGGGGLEIIRTPRPYCTSSSSEKSNFPVVSFSPKIRGRQAFTDFLMQMERDRHRELDSLFERNAVSRFTQRGRLQSMLRLRNLNRCLVIQDRNRSNAKTTGLNRIESGSAVLHLREKFHANVVNSAAATDKRKNHQRSTEMNNKSVEETEGTTTTSTRLKDGGVTLEAFFAERLRPRNRKIEEATLCKEEESVSGTVDSQKNCLQLQETREVEETCNDGKSEKKEEENTSPSEYLSRESRLRQNQDENNVGKYMQETRETEGLVHESNEMDQCLDQQETSYLNRWGEQEEYADEQSYYGEYNDDWLSEIARPRSYWEELRKSRYLEVMNTRSEKDDICRLLERRTVTDFLDSGLREKIDNLMMSRVQTHSDKHSKKWELQQEEEEEVNFEIDEEIKEEPLRGGEEQDDRDDLSQSSSSHISASSPAGSWSSQDTDVTSTPALVVQNPQSPEMELISGMRSQIQQLQQEMSVLRDSVKTCLDANASLQHKAHQENPMKRKCCVCDETQVEAVLYRCGHMCMCLKCANELHWSGGKCPICRAQIVDVVRVIYDTRN, from the exons ATGGTGTCTTCTCCTCAGAGATTCGGTTTAATCTTAAGAGATCGTAACCAAAACGCTGGCGTTTTTCAAAAGAATCTGAAATCTCCGGTGAAAGAGGTTTTGAAATCTCATGTCTCCGATGAGAATTTAGTTGATTCTTGGATCGAAACTCACAATAACAAGAACAATCGTGTTCTTGAATCTCCGTTAGAATCGAAGAGAAACGACAATCTTGtggcttcttctttggttcaGATATGGGAGGCGAGGCTAAACCGATCCAACGGTGGAAACTCGCCGAGTAGCAGTCAATCTACGGCGAGTAGTAGTAGTCGGAGCGATTCAGGAGTTAGTGTTCAAGATTCCGGTCTTTCAGAATCTTCATCAATCGATGGAGATTCTGAAATTGCTGATCGAACGGTGGAGATTGAATCTAGGTCACATGGTTTGGTTTCTGATTCCGGAGAAAGTAAATGGGGACGAGTCGCTGACCTAATTCGGAGGCTTAGCAACGAAGACAAGAAACGAACCGCTGGAGATAATGGCAGCGGCGGTGGCGGTGGACTCGAGATTATCAGAACGCCGAGGCCTTATTGCACTTCGTCGTCATCGGAGAAAAGTAATTTTCCGGTGGTTAGTTTCTCTCCGAAGATACGAGGACGACAAGCGTTTACCGATTTTCTTATGCAAATGGAACGTGATCGCCACCGTGAATTGGATTCGCTTTTTGAACGCAACGCAGTTTCTAGGTTTACTCAACGTGGTCGTCTCCag TCAATGCTAAGGTTAAGGAACCTCAATCGCTGTCTTGTGATTCAAGATAGAAACCGGTCTAACGCAAAAACAACCGGATTAAACCGAATTGAATCAGGCTCTGCTGTTCTGCATTTAAG GGAGAAATTTCATGCGAACGTAGTAAACTCTGCGGCTGCAACAGATAAGAGGAAGAATCATCAACGATCCACTGAGATGAACAACAAATCCgtagaagaaacagaaggaaCTACTACCACAAGCACGAGGTTAAAGGATGGTGGTGTTACTCTCGAAGCTTTTTTCGCAGAGCGGTTGAGACCCCGTAACCGCAAGATAGAGGAAGCAACGTTAtgtaaggaagaagaatctgtAAGTGGAACAGTTGATTCACAAAAGAATTGCCTTCAGCtgcaagaaacaagagaagtagaagaaactTGCAACGATGGCAAGtctgaaaagaaagaagaagaaaatactAGCCCGAGTGAATATTTATCTCGAGAATCGCGGTTGAGACAGAATCAAGACGAGAACAATGTGGGAAAGTATATGCAAGAAACTCGAGAAACAGAAGGTCTAGTTCATGAGAGTAATGAGATGGACCAGTGCCTTGATCAACAAGAAACATCCTATTTGAATAGATGGGGAGAACAAGAAGAGTATGCAGATGAGCAGTCTTATTATGGAGAATATAACGACGACTGGCTTAGTGAAATAGCTAGGCCTCGGAGTTACTGGGAGGAATTGAGGAAGTCACGGTACCTGGAAGTAATGAACACTAGGTCTGAGAAAGATGACATATGCAGACTCCTTGAGCG AAGAACGGTGACAGATTTCCTCGACAGCGGGTTGCGAGAGAAGATCGATAATCTCATGATGTCCCGTGTACAGACACACTCGGATAAGCACTCCAAAAAATGGGAATtgcaacaagaagaagaggaggaagtaaattttgaaattgatgaagaaatcaaagaagagcCATTAAGAGGAGGTGAAGAGCAAGATGATAGAGATGACTTGAGCCAATCGTCGTCTTCACATATATCTGCATCGTCTCCTGCAGGATCATGGAGTTCTCAAGACACTGATGTTACTTCCACTCCTGCCTTGGTTGTTCAGAATCCTCAGTCACCT GAAATGGAGCTGATAAGCGGTATGAGATCACAGATCCAACAGCTTCAGCAAGAAATGTCAGTACTACGAGATTCTGTCAAAACGTGTTTAGATGCTAACGCGAGCTTGCAACACAAGGCTCACCAAGAAAACCCAATGAAACGAAAATGCTGCGTCTGCGACGAAACACAGGTCGAGGCGGTTTTGTACAGGTGTGGACATATGTGCATGTGCCTAAAATGTGCCAACGAACTACATTGGAGTGGAGGGAAATGTCCGATTTGCAGAGCTCAGATTGTTGACGTTGTTCGTGTCATCTACGATACAAGAAACTGA